Proteins encoded within one genomic window of Drosophila willistoni isolate 14030-0811.24 chromosome XL unlocalized genomic scaffold, UCI_dwil_1.1 Seg141, whole genome shotgun sequence:
- the LOC6649206 gene encoding pancreatic triacylglycerol lipase has protein sequence MPNHAIRRRHQGLLQTLTVIHITLTLLLGSVDCGLHKWHLMMNTFRYLQETMLRNSLERARLNYGIVFECRTISDRDFGEEVHFHLQLGDLRGFRRLDAKKKLALFLHGWNDQGSKDWVQELLLTWTLFDANYNVCVVDWGNLSQNDYKSASMSIFDVGLTVAGIIMALEELRPRHFHRRNVTLAGYSLGAHAAGYAGAVLDGEVEQIIGLDPAGPLFTLPSDVSPKYRLDPTDAQFVQVLHTSGGTLGTSLKCGHADFYPNGGRAPQKNCRMFMNLRDMQNTNPIACSHSSAAIFFRQSMDPEYPFVGTQCGSYREFTAGHCEGNGRARFGIHSHRRAEGSYYFDTGSQQPYVQRRREDLWSIGRQASTRAGSGVRSGTGLRVKGKSKVIRLQIWRTGWRRRQRERNRCAFK, from the exons ATGCCAAATCACGCGATTAGAAGAAGGCACCAAGGCCTGCTACAAACTCTGACCGTCATACATATCACATTGACCCTACTTCTGGGCAGTGTCGATTGCGGCCTGCACAAATGGCATCTGATGATGAACACATTTCGCTATCTGCAGGAGACGATGCTAAGGAACAGCCTGGAGCGAGCCCGTCTCAATTATGGCATTGTGTTTGAGTGTCGCACCAT TTCCGATCGAGATTTCGGCGAAGAAGTTCATTTCCATTTGCAGTTGGGCGACTTGCGTGGTTTTCGTCGATTGGATGCTAAAAAGAAATTGGCATTATTTCTACACGGTTGGAATGATCAAGGCAGCAAAGATTGGGTGCAAGAGCTCTTGTTGA CTTGGACTCTGTTCGATGCGAATTACAATGTGTGTGTTGTGGATTGGGGAAATTTGTCACAAAATGATTACAAGAGTGCCTCCATGTCCATATTTGATGTCGGCCTAACTGTAGCTGGTATCATAATGGCCCTAGAGGAATTGCGTCCACGGCATTTTCATCGACGAAATGTGACCCTGGCCGGCTATAGTCTAGGTGCCCATGCCGCTGGCTATGCAGGAGCCGTTTTGGATGGCGAGGTAGAGCAAATCATTGGCTTGGATCCGGCTGGTCCACTATTTACCCTGCCCTCTGATGTGTCGCCCAAATATCGTTTGGATCCCACAGATGCCCAATTTGTTCAAGTGTTGCACACCTCGGGCGGCACTCTGGGCACCAGTTTAAAGTGCGGCCATGCGGACTTCTATCCGAATGGAGGCCGCGCACCGCAAAAGAATTGCCGCATGTTTATGAATCTCAGGGACATGCAGAACACGA ATCCGATTGCCTGCAGTCATTCATCGGCGGCTATCTTTTTTCGCCAATCCATGGATCCGGAATACCCTTTTGTGGGAACACAGTGTGGCAGCTATCGTGAGTTTACAGCTGGCCATTGTGAGGGCAATGGACGGGCCCGATTCGGCATTCACTCCCATCGTAGGGCTGAGGGTAGCTATTACTTTGACACGGGTTCCCAGCAGCCGTATGTGCAGCGTCGTCGTGAGGATCTGTGGTCAATTGGACGGCAAGCCAGCACGAGAGCAGGATCTGGAGTTCGATCTGGAACAGGTCTAAGAGTCAAGGGCAAAAGCAAAGTTATTCGGCTACAAATATGGAGAACTGGCTGGAGAAGACGACAACGTGAAAGGAATCGTTGTGCATTTAAATAG